A segment of the Amia ocellicauda isolate fAmiCal2 chromosome 5, fAmiCal2.hap1, whole genome shotgun sequence genome:
TGCACAAGTCCTCTCAATGTTGGGATGCACATACCTGTGCGAACAgctgttttcactgatgaagctcAACAAATCCCCCCAAAGATCACGACTGAATGGCATCTACACTCCCTACTGAAGATCGCCTCAGCACAAGACATTACACCGTACATTGACAAGCTAGTGTCAGGTCTCCTCAACAAATGACCCCCCCAGAGCAGCAGTTACgtcagatgtgtgttttgaataatcGTAAATGTTAATGTTATCTCTGGCTCTTAAGACCTTCTTGATAATAGAACCCTATCAAGACATTCATTGCATGAAATTAGTGAATCAGCTCTGCTCTCATTTCTGCCCTATACCTATTGTTATAATTAGGACAATCATACATCAAAAGATGCAGGACATAAGCCTTTTGTCTTCTTTTACATGGGTGAAACCCCTTTCTCAGAAGGAATGGTGAACCATACATTGTTCTAGGAAATCTAAACAAAGAGTAGGCCAGAACAGACCCTTCCTATCATCCTTATCAGTGACAAGGGATTCCTGCCTATCAGGCCTTACATACAAGGGCATCTGCAGCTATTTTGCTTATTGAGCAAATATGGTATTGATGTATTGATTTAAGAGGCTGATTGATTACTGTTGATATTTTTAGAATCATAAATCAAACCCTAGGATTTCTTTGTATCTAGATTTCTTTGTCTTCCTACTAATAAGAACCTCATTCATAAAGGCAGCAGCAATATGTTACAAAAAGGCAagttacatatatacacaaagtATTCACATATTTCATTTAAACTAAAGTTATTTGTCAAGTATATAGTTTATTCAACACTGATTCAACCTCACGAAACTAACTGGTGTAAACCTTTGACTGGTACTCCACTGATTTATATGTAGTTGCactcaaacaaaacaacaagaacagcaaaaaaaagaaaagaaaagacaaaacaaacaaccaaaaacaaaaaaatagcaATACCAACCCTCCAAAGATCAAGTGCTTTCTGCAATAACACAAAGAACAGTCAGTGGGTGCTGAGATTGGATGTTTCAATTTACTGGTGTGCAACTGCGTTAAAATACAAACCTCAGCAGGAGGAGACAAGAGACCGATTGTAATAAGTTACATAGTTGAACCGCTTATATAAATAGTGTGCTGGCTTTAAATGCTTAAATGAATGTCAAGGTAACTCGGAACCAGGCAAAGTAGGAACAGCTCGACATGCTAGGACATAAAAGGAAATGTAAGTGGCAACATGTCTACACTAAACAAGGtgcctttctccctctccccctccaccgAAGACTAATAACATTTGATCAGCTCTTAATTTGCAGCACCCTTTGAAAATGTGCTAACCACATTGTATTGACTTAAAAAAGCCTGTTGCCAAGGAGCTGTATGTCTCCCTGCTGTTTGAAAGGTAAGTAGGCCTCCAACCAATTCAACCGAGAGGCCAAGAGCTCGCTAGGCAGGAGACTGGTTTCGCAGAGGTCTTTCCACCTTGACTGTGTTGGGGTCGCATTCCAGCATTTCTCGTATCCACTTGTCATCCAATGCACCCTCAATGAACTCTTCAAGGCTGATGACAGctgaaaagaaaagcattgGAAAGCACCTTGTACATAATTGTGTAACTTTGTTCTTTCAATGTACCAATTGTTGTATTtacaaaggttttttttttattttggctttTCTCATCAATTCTATTTGTAGTTTTCCACAGTCTAAATTCTGATCTCTTACATGTTCATGTAGAGGCTGAAATCTGAGCCGGATTATTGTCAGATGGACAGCTTTTGTAAAACGGGCTGAAGCATTCCAGGTAAAAGCTCAGCCATGTTCACAGAAGGGTTAATCTGTCTGTGGAGATCAATCAGttagtttttatttagtatagcgcccttcgcaatttagccacagagcactttacagattgaatataaacaaacaaataaacacataaataaaccatgaataatttaaatcaaaacaagccattaggcacggaggagagaaaaacaaaactgcctATAGGATGGCATATTGTTATAGGTGACAGTAAAACTATAGGCGAAAGTAAAATTATACTTCTTGGAGGGGAGGtttaatggttgcctcccctccaagAAGTATAATTATATGATCCGGCAGCaagaagatcagaaagttcttaagTGGTGCTGCTACCATCTGTCTTCCTTCTAGTGGAAGACCCTTGGGGGACTATCTGTCGGtggttattataatacaaatatacattacatacaaCCCTAGACAGTATTAACAGTACCTGTGAAATGTAATTCTCTCTTTATTTGGAATGTAAAACACACACGCCAATATATTGCAAATTTAGATTTAGCTGTACAGATAAGTAGAAAAGTGCTGCAAATGATTCCTGCTGGAAGTAAGGAGTATCATTAGTATCCACTAGTATGAGTTCTACGGCTCTGCACACACTGGTTACAACAAGGCGCGCACAGGTCCTTAAccacaaaacaagaaatatcgaagAATCCGCTTCAAAACTATTCATTATCATTGATTGATCTCCTGTTACACAGGCTTACCATTTTTGTCTCGATCCAGTCTTAGGAATATCCTGCTGGTGCACTCTTCAGCTGTCAATGGATTCACTTTAGTTAGAGAGGCAGCCAAACTCATCTTATATACAGCCTGCAATGAAAAAGTCTTACTACCAAAAGCTGTGATTTTGTAAACATGAGTCTGTAGCCCCCCTGAGTGGAGAGGAGTCAATACTGCCTGcttgtatttagtttgtttttagtaACAGTTATATTTAGTATGTGTGTGGTATAAAGAAATCAAATGTGATATACTGACATGTCTTGATCTGGGATAAATCGGTTTCATTTTAAAGTCATACCATGTTTTGTACAGTCCGAAAGAATTTTAagcttttttaaagattttcagCGCACCTTAGGAAAGAggttttttaaagttttcaaaaactgaaacattttcattttattatagtTTTTCTCTGTGCCTGAGACGTTTGGACGATTGATTAGGAAAGTTTTTTGGGGCCCAATTAAATGCCAGTATAAATACGCACTTTCATGATTTCGAGCATTTCTGATCGTGTGATGGCTCCATCCTTGTCTTTGTCATACAGTTTGAAAGAccatttcagtttttcttcAGGGGAGCCCTCTATCAGCATACTTATAGCAGTGACATACTCTCGAAAATCCACAATCCCGTCCTGCGAGAGAAATATTTTCAGaagaaatcaataaaacaaaggTTACAAATGACTAAACTTCAAGAGAAAAATGCCCATTTACTGGAAGACTGTGTAGAGAGGAAAGAGAAAGGACAGAAAATTACAAATGTTTTCAAAGGAACAAACTGACAGAATATGGTGTATTTTCAGAGGGCAACATGACCATTCACTCACTGTGCCCTAGTTCAAGCATCCAGACCACAAGGTTTATCTATTTGCCATTCTGTCCTGTTCGAATGGACTTCCAGCATAACCTAAACATGGTCGAAATGGATTTTAAGGCTACTGAACCAAACTGCCATGTGACAGACTCAGCTTTCAGAAGTTTACAATGTCAACTTTGTGAGTATCTCATTATTTTGAGGTTTGGGTGTACACATTTTTCATAATTACAGTGAATGAACAAAGGAGCAactgaggaggaggtggggtgTGAAGTATGAGGTGCCGTTAGGGAAATAATTCACCCCATggtgcatacactacatactgaaatgcatacactatatacgaAGATGCGCATAAGATACATACCGAGATGagcatacactgtatactgagatgcatcgcagtatgtagtgtatgcatttcagtatgtaatgtatacatctcagtatatagtgtatgcatgtcagtatagtgtatgtaccatggggtgaattatgtccctaacTGCGCCTCATAGTGAAGCAACATTAAATGCTTTGGGGGTGGGTTAGGAATTAGATAGGCCTATTTATACGTTACTGGAAGGGAATGAGCAATTGGAATTGGAGTTATCTACTCCAGAAATTTCAGAATAATTCCCAATAAGCGTTTTGGCTTTTGATCAAAGACAATACCCCGTTATTGTCCAGAGTCCGGAATATCTGCTCGGCATATTCTGACGACTCGTCACCCACTGTTCCATTGCAGAAGTGTCTCCGGAATTCATGTAGCGTGATTAATCCACTAGGGCACTCGTTGATAAATTTTCTAgcaaaaaacacatgaaaaaaaaatattcagaaaGGGAATCTAAAACATAATTGCCAAGAGTTTTTCCAAAATTCCAAATTATAAATCACTGGTTTTGTTCAAACTTGAGTGCATCGCCAAGTATGCCTTTGGGAATAGTTTCCTTGCAGTGTTCAGGTGTTTAGGTCAGTGCTTATACCAATATCAGTTTTAGGTCTGCTAGAACATTATTAATTGTTGCCTTAAGCTGCAGTATTCAAAACGTCTACCTGTGCTCCCTCACCCCAGGCACAGTTTTATATGATGAACATGAAGCCAGTGTTAGATACCTATCTGTTTGTATCCGAGCATGTGTAATgactaagaaaacaaaaagtcgATTCATTACATGGGCGATGCCTCTTGGAACAGCTTTTCCCTGATAAGACCCATACATTTGCCAAATACAACCCAGGCACAAATTATAGGAAAAACAGTTCCCAAAGGAAGCACTTAATCTCGCCCATTATTTTTCAGTACTTTTGACATGGCAGCTCTGAGTCAATCCTCTGTGTGAGTGGGGAATGTAATTTTTAGCACAGTGGCAACACTCTTGATTTTCCACAATGCAGAAAATATCCAAAGCACATGATGTGCTATCATTTTGAAAATGCGTAAAgagatttatataaataatgtatatacatatcatcatcagcctgtTGATCCACCACTGGTggaagatgtttccacttgtttcaatttacagcatctcttttccaggttATGCCAGCAAAGCTTCCGATTTAATCTGTTCTGTTATCTACTTGGtagttttttaatctcttgagaTTCATTTTATAGCTTCTTTAGTTATTCGAACCCttcatctttccatgcttctttgtgttgtttggGATTTCTGCAATTGTTTTCGCATTTAATTACCTGGTTTTGGGTCATATGTGAGCAATGGTAGTATGCTTTcttcaaatacttttcttttgAGGAAAATGGACAGATTTCCATCCAGTGTGTGTGGTTTCTTCTAAAAGCACTCCATCCATTTTtgtactcttcttttgattacATCCACAATATCTCCATCTTTTCTGATCTGTTGGCTCAGGTAGACATAACTGTTGATGTCTTTAAGTGTCTTTTGATGTACTGACATCATAATTccttcatatataaatataaatatacaaggaATAAGAATATGGAGAAACTAATACTCGGGTTGACTTGCCAATAATGATTCGAGACGACCAATCCagtatttttgtagtttttctgaCATCATGAAACCCTTAAGGGGGCATACATGCTGGCTTTTGACATCCTCCAATATTTggtaagttttacattttaaagttttaaaactTGCTTACCAGACAGAATCAAGTGGTATCTTACTTATGCACTTTACACATAACAACACTTAAATCATAACTTTAGGAACCCCACCagtttacaggagaaaaggggAAGGTCAGATAGTTAATCATGTTTAAAGCTTGATCTTATCGGTAactgcaaaggcaagagtatgctTTAAGCTTTGAAATAGGGAAATGCttgattatatacacacacaatgataGTAACctctatgtatatttatatatatatatatatatacacacacacacacgtgttgattgatttattattgtgttttgaaAACTATTAAAAATTCTGATTGAATCCATTTCTTCCTACAAAAGGTGTAACCGTAACTGAATCAGTTTCTGAATCAGTAATTTAAACGGTTTCTTTTTACAAAGATGTAACAGTAATTACTTATCACTTGTAAAATACTTGGTGAGAAACTGAAGGTGTATGGAAGACAGCAATCAGAACTTTAAGATAGGATGTGTTGAATATCTGCAGACATGAAGTTTTAAAAATGCAACTTGTCTTCACTCTAAAGCAGTTTCCATAACTTAAGTGCTCTCTGTAATAGTTTACTAATAAATACATCTGTCCTGCACACACATTTAGATCTGGCAACAACATGTGAGGTTGCATTTTGGTTGTATTTTGGCTCAGACTGCGAGAAAAACATTGTACACATGTAATACCCTGACCTGAGTTGTTAATGTTCTTCATTTGTTGCACAATTCGATTATCTGGAAACATACATATCAAGCACTACTGTATCATTTTGCatgcatatactgtatacagtacattttattaattatgttttcattttactttattcactctttattctgtgtattttgattgtttttgtcaATATTGCTTATCTTTAATGTAGTTATACATATCAATTAAAGGGCATTTTGACAACATCCCCtgaagtctatacatttctgttgcaCAACATCACTTTAGCTGGGTTAGCTGGGTactaatattaaataattaagaatcAGAATAAGAAAACCATTCCATGTAAGTTACAATGCAAGACTTTTTCCTCTTAACACCACTAAGGGGGTCAAGGTTAGAGTCCAAAGGAATTAGAGAATCTACCCTAAAGGAAATCATAtcctttcaaattaaatatttaagaaaGCATATACACAATGTCTACATTTACTTGACCTTATACCAATTAATACACatacagcaaataaataaaagttaaagATTACCTATACCAAAGCTCCATGACATAGGTGCCTCCGTTCCTACAAGGTAAAGATGCTGCCTGACCCATCTTTCACACACCTGAACTCTCTGCAGGAGAGACCTATTGAATCTCACTTTATATATCAGCTTCTAGATTAGCCCCACACTTAATCGCATTTGATAATAACCAGGTGCATTTGAACAATTGGGGTTTAATGAGATTAATCTTCTGAGAGTAAGTATGCAACCACACGTTGTTAATGGAAGAAGGCTGTTTAATTAGAGGGTAAAACAAATGAGAGCTTATGTCATCTTGCATGAATACCTGTATTATAGATCGTTATATCATTATCTATGGATCCTAAATTACCCAAGATTacagtttttattgttattggcATTATTATCCATCCAATATTAACTATCTTTCCTCTAGTAACATGCTTTTTATTGAATCCTGAGAAAAGCCGGAAAAGATTCACTCTACCAGTGCTTCATGTTGTTTAAATATTCTTCGGAACTGCCTTTCACCAGGAGACATTTTAAGAACTTGAAAAGAGTTCAATTTAAAAGTTTACAGTGGATGCTTTTATTGGGGCAGCACTATTGCCCACTATATACAATAAGCATGTTATGCATGATATTATGCTAAAATTCTAAAATATGTAATCTGAAAAGagataaaatggaaaataaatgacaaaaaaaaacattaacctGCTATTCCTGTATTTGGCTTTACTAGTTGAATCATGCCTAGATACAGAATGTTTAATTCGTTTTCTAGTTCCCAACCCTAAATAGTTATACCTCTTTATAGTGACCACAGAGATCAATAAAGCATGCACATATTTGACATATGTGTATCtgttgtaaatattttaaaatatgacatGATTTCAATATAGCTGTTGTTTTCTCTGACATACTGTATCATGACTTTTATCACCAGGTTACTAAAGCAACCAATACAATGAACACAAGAGGGCTCCCAGTtaccattattttgtatttgagttAAAACCTCAATATAAATACCAGACCTGTTATGTGGTTTATTTGGAAATtcccataaaaaaaaagaagctttTAGCCTTTGTGTGAGGTGTCCTTTTTCAAagcatgtatatgtatattttcaattatataCATCTTTGTTTTATTCAAAGTGTAAAATATCCAATCTAAACATACACAAGACATGTTCAGCTCTCCAACAGTGCagcagtgctgtacagtgtagtggcatttagtttttttttttttttttttttaagaagtttTAAGTAGAGTAAAACAGTTGACACcaatattaattatttcacaCCTTGTGCGCCTCTACCTGCTGTAGCTTTAATAGAAGCAACTTCCTCGTTTGTAAATGAGACCTCTGTCAGACCTGTTCAAGCCACACCCGTATCCGTTCAATTCATGAGCAGAAAGGAGTTCAGGACAATATTTGCTACTCTGCTTGGATCCTTTGTCAGAGTCAGGGCTTTTGTTGAGCTGAACAGTCCGTCAGCTATTTGGGGTGTTTGCACTTTTGCTGTACTTTTTTTAGGAAGTGCGGGACTTTTGGAGGTGGATTGTATTATATTTCAACATCGACAGGATGATCGATATCGGCTCCCAAACTTTCATCAAGTCGGTTTTGCAGACCAATGCAGTTCAGGCGGAAGACTCCAGTTTAGCATTACCGCTCGAGGAAAACATAATTTTGTCTACGAACCCTATTAGTGGCAAAACCTCCCGAGTGCAACAGCAAGTGCAGCTGACATTGTCCAGGAAAAGCAAGAAGGGCTTGTCCAATGGTAAGTAATTATATAAGCCTGTACAGCTTGTAAAGTTAATTCATTCATTGCACGCTGGGGTCGATGTCTCCGTGGATGGTTCAAAGGATCCAAGGATTTTCAAAGCTAAGATCACGATCTCTTCCCACCTGAACCCGTTTGATCTGTGCCAGAGGTTTATTTGTTCAATAAAACTAGTTTGATGTGTGTggcaataagtaaataaaactaATTCACCTGCCAGTCCTTGAATCATCATTCCCAAATAAGTAGTAACAGTATTTTGAGAAGTCTGAAACGTCTTTATTTCATTATCGGATGTAACCTTTTTATGATAGCTGCTTTACAGATTATAAAATTTATTCCATGGTTAAAATGATTATATAGGAATCATAAAAATACATGCAATACGCATTTCAGTGTTGACATCAGCCATGCAAGATTTAAAATGTGGTTGTGGTGGAGTCGGATGTCTTTCTTTTAATGCGCATGTGTGCATATAATTaattctcattaaaaaaaaagacaactttttgtgtgtgtgtgtacttgggAATATTGCTTAATGTTTATGGGGTGTATTATTTGGTTTTCATGTATATGTGACTGAATGGGTGTATCTGGGGCTAAGTtatgagaagaggccaaatgAGACTAAAAATAAAGTTACAAAAGAATAAAGTCgtattttgtatgtttaaatAGATATGAACACCTTTGTCAAATCAAAATGGAATAAACTGATGCATACAGGTAAAGGTAGGATGTTTATACTTCcgagtttattatatttattattataattataattattactatatACTCAGTACATCAGTAGTATAAACATCCTAACTTTACCTGTATGTATCCATTTATTCTATTCTGATTTGACAAAGGCTGCATAGATGCAAATCAAATGTAATTAgtattactataataataataacaataatagtaatttaatttgcattaatgcaagttattgtatttattttgtgttactgAATCCTTGCTTGTCCATCAGTTAAAGGTGTTGGGTATATATTGAGGGAGAAAACATTATTGCAGATTCTCAAAACAAGAACTTGGGTTAATGATTGATAGTTAACATTAACCAGCTGTCTGATTATTGAGATTTACATGGGAGGTATTAGAATATCACAAATTAGGATCATTCAGCATTTGATAATTAAGAAGATGAACATTTGTatacattgttttgtatttggggAGAATAAGAACATCATACATGCCCACAGTGTAAAGGCCTATAAGCCATACTCaatatttaatacaatattttgtagttttgaGGAACTGCAGTGAAAACATTGAGAATCTTCAGGTTATTTTTGCAAGCTTACTTGGCAGCCATATAGCAGCTTTGGacttttttccttcattattatttagatgataattatgattattattcaagatTATTTAGGTGTGTCTTGTCAGTGTAATAATGTCCAAAATGCAATTTCAGGCAGTCTTCACTTGCCAGGCATCTCTGAAACCctttacaaatctgaatatgGAAAGGACGCTCTGAACATGCTAGAAAAGGTAAGGATCAAATGCATGTATGAAACTTGAGGTACTGAAGTTACATAACTCAAAATGATTGGTTGTAGGCTATAGCAGTGACCTGTCATGATAGATAGCAAGGCACACATTTTGGATAACTCTGTATACCGTTTTCATTTATGTATCAGGTGTACTCTTCTGTCTATAATGCTTATAATGGCATACCATCTGAAGTCCTGTGCATTTGTTTGTACCAACTCATTTACCTCAAGAAAGGTATTTAATGGGACGGGGTTCATATGACATTAAGAATACCTTCCGAGAGATTGTGTTCCTGTGAAGAAAGTGAATTATGCAGAGATATTGTGAATGCCATGTACATAATTTATATAAGTGTTACATGGGATATTGGCAGAATCATTTTTGCCAGTGGCATTGagcacatttttcattttgagaATAATAGAAGCACTGATTTCTGCAGGGtgttttctctttcattttttacttACCCTCAAGTGGCAGGCAAACAACCCATATACACTGTACAAACAATAGCAAGACTGTAAGGGCCCAGTTGCTCCTCCAGTCAGATACCATCAGAAATCAACAATGTTATTATTGGGGTGGTCAAGGTGGCATCCTATTTTCTAGACCTCCCATGATGCCCTGTAGTGAAGTTCAAAGCTCAAAAGGGCCCTCACCATTAAACCCATATGGGATTGTTTTGAAGTGGTAAACAAGGTCCTGAAATGCATTGCCAGACCAGAGAGGTGTACTCTCTGGGATAGAAGAGGTGATTTGAATCCATCTGCCATCTGGCTGTTTCTGCAGGCAGAATGTCACATTCAAGTCAGAACTTTACAATGCTGTTTATAGCACTTACTAACACTAATGTCACCATAAAGGAATTGCAAGCCTTTTATCAAATGTTTGAAATATGCCAATGACCTGCTACGACCACCATGCCAAGCTTCAGCCTTCTCTGAGATAATGATTTGGGTATttggtgtgaaaatattactCATCGTCAGGAGTGCTGATGTTTGATCACATGCATTCAACAATTTGGCatgaaagcaattaaaataaatgggaCAGATGTGTTCCAGCACAAGGAATGAATAATCTCCAAGCAGATACAACTTCATAGACAAATGTAATTGAAGACAGCTTAAAGTTAACTTTTCTGAAAAGTATGTTGAATTTGTGTTTAATATACAGCAATAACAGTGTGAGTGCTTTATTTCAGGTGGCATAAccctttttaaaatctgtgaaatCAGGCATCCGGATTTCTacccttaaaatatattttatcttttgaaatatgtggatgaaaataaatgttatggtTTCAATTAGCAGTAACTTAAAAATGTTCTTGATTTAATTAAGTTTAAGACCTAAAAGCACTCGCCAGTCTTATTGGAGACTTTAAACTTTGACAATTCTTATTAACATATCAACATTTCTTCTGATAATTCACTTTTCTATATTCTTGTGCTTTTTCACATGCTGAAGATCAGTTTTGGCCGATTCATAAATGGTACGGTCTCAGCTGGAGTGTTGCACTCAGCCCCAAACTAAAgttatgcatgtatttttcCTGTAGAATAATCTGTTGCTTTTGTGTCCGTTTTAGCTCCTGAATCTCAAACGATAGAAAATGTCTCTCTTCAACAGTTACACATGCAACCATTTTATAGACTATTGTAAGTAAAACTCGAAATCTCGCAATGTATGTCTTTGCAGGTACATTTAACAGAGGGCTATGAAACCAATTATGAGAGCTTAAGCAAATCTGCATCTGCGGGCTATAGACTGACGGACACAATGAGCCGGCCGGCGATGAGGCTGGAAGTCTCCCCGTTTGTCATCCCGGAGATGCAGCGTTCTCAGTTCGGCTTCCGTTCAAGCTACCACGATGGGATGTTCCATGGCGGTGGCGCATACACAATGCCCGTTGCCCAGGCTTTCACAAAGAGTGCGTCCCAGCGTGACAAGGAAAGATCTCGGAGTCTTTCTTGCAGATACGCGCATTCAGAAATCGTAAACGGCAGGAAGTTCGCCATGGCCAGGGCCCCGACCTTCCAAAGGAGCCAGCGTCAAGTGGTAACTAAACAACGTTTTTCCTCGGACGATGGTGTTTTTTTACCCAGCAGCCCCATTAGTCCTGACAGCAGTATGCCCGTCTTCGTGGACGCAGGCAGGGCAGGGGTCAGCATGCGTCAGCAAGCGCGATTTGGAAACTCGTTCCAGACGAATAGGAGCTCTGAGGGGGGCTTGTGGAAATATGGTCTTGTCAGGAGAGAAAGTGGCTTCAAGCAGAATGCAAACCGTGCCTCCTACCCTGCCTCATTGATAAGTATGGAAATTGATGGAAGGAGGGCCTCAGAAGCCAGAGGTTTTTCCACCATGGACCAGCAGAAGTCTGTCAGGGAGTTAAAAAGAAGgtacatttctatttatttcatggtatttgtgtttgatttgtaTCATACGTATTTTCTTGTTgctctttttaaaaaatatgtatatatttgattttCCCAGCTCCATGTTTTGAGTACTGACTGTTTTTAATTGGGTCTTTTGTATGTGCTTGTATAAAAAGCATTTGAAGTTCAGGTATGATTCCAAGATTGTGAGCAATGAGCTATCAgctgttttgaaatgtatttcaaagaGATTTAACCCCTGTCTTTAATCACTTGAAATCTTAAACATAATCAACACTGTTGTCAGCTGTTCCCAGCAAGCCATATAGATTTACTTTTAAGTTCCAAAAATCTGTGTATATGTTTTCGTGACTATTGCATGATGGGTAACATCACTACAGGTGCAAGTCACCAGTAAAGGTATTTGCTAGATTTAGGATTGTCTGATTCTTCTGACTAAGGTCTTTGTCCCACAGCAAGTCTGAGGGGCAGGCCATCGAGCTAACGCTGGACAAAGCCGTGGGCTTTCTGTCTCAGGAGAATACTGACTTTCAAGTCTCGGCGGCAAACTTTATCCAGCATCAGTGCTACCTCAGTAGCGAAGCGAAGAGAACGGTGAGCAGTGCTTGTATCGTGACGGACACTGTTGTTGCTATCGTGTGGTGCGTGTGTATGTCCGTCCTAAGCAACTCCCAACAGCTGTgtgaattttgttttgttgcagcTGTTTAAGGACAGACTGTTCAAAATTAAACTTTCTGAAGACTGTG
Coding sequences within it:
- the LOC136750607 gene encoding guanylyl cyclase inhibitory protein, yielding MGQAASLPCRNGGTYVMELWYRKFINECPSGLITLHEFRRHFCNGTVGDESSEYAEQIFRTLDNNGDGIVDFREYVTAISMLIEGSPEEKLKWSFKLYDKDKDGAITRSEMLEIMKAVYKMSLAASLTKVNPLTAEECTSRIFLRLDRDKNAVISLEEFIEGALDDKWIREMLECDPNTVKVERPLRNQSPA